The following nucleotide sequence is from Deltaproteobacteria bacterium.
CCCTGTCTCAAGTGGAAAACCTGGGAGTCCCCCCCCTGGCAGACGCCTTCAAGACCTGGAAGACGATGGATGGAGGCAGCCGTGATTTTTTCCGGTACAAGAGTGGAGATGCATACTGGTGGGCAGGGTTCCACCCTTTCCATCTCGGAAACTGGACTCTCTGGATGGCCTGCCTTGTACCGGAGGCCGATTTTCTCGCCGAAGCCAAGAGACGGCGTGACATGATTCTCCTGATTACCATGGGAGCTCTGGCAGTGGCGGTCTTGATGGCCACGGTCCTTGCCCGCCGGTACGGTCGGCCCTTGGAGGAGCTGGCCGAGCAAAGCCGGCGGATTCGTGACCTGGATCTGAGGACAGGCGACCGTGTGAACTCCAAGCTGGCAGAGGTTAACCAATTGGCCGAGGCCCAGGAACAGATGCTATCGGGGCTCCGGTCTTTTGCCCGTTACGTGCCTGTCGAACTGGTGCGGGAACTCCTCCGGCGCGGTGAAGTGGCCCAGATCGGAGGGCGGAGCGAAGTGCTTACGATTCTCTTTACCGATATCCGCGGGTTCACAACCATTGCCGAGGGAATGTCTCCGGAGACTCTGACAGCCCAGATGGCAGAGTACTTCGATGGGATGCTTGAGGTCCTCCATTCGAACAACGCCACGGTCGACAAGTTTGTGGGCGATGCCATCGTGGCCTTTTGAGGAGCGCCAAATCCAGACCCTCAACAGGCGACAAACGCCGTAAAGGCGGTCCTCCTCTGCCAGAGAAGACTCGTCGAGTTCAACCGAAACTGGGTTGAACATGGGCTGCCTCCCCTGCCTACCTGCTTCGGTCTCAACACGGGCACCGTAGTGGTGGGAAACGTAGGGGCCCCTTCCCGCCTGAGTTACACGGCCCTCGGTGACGCGGTAAACCTCGCCAGCCGGCTGGAGGCTCTCAATCGTGTCTACGGGACTTCGGCGCTTGCTTCCAGGCCTGTTCGGGACAAAGCCGGCGAGGAATTCCTCTGGCGCCAGGTCGACCTGGTAGCGGTAAAGGGAAAAACCCGCGGGGTCAGGATCTTCGAACTGCTCGGGCAAAAAGACGAGGTGGATCAAAAGATCCTGGCTTTTGCAAAGAACTACGAGGAAGCCTTTTCGCTCTATGAGTCACGGCAATTCAGGCGGGCTCTGGAGCTCCTGAGGGAGATCGAGGCAGAACATCCCGGGGACCTTTCTGTCCGCCGACTTTCTGGGCTCTGCAAGGATTATGATCAAGGCCCTCCCCCAGAGGATTGGGACGGGGTCTCCCGCTTCACGGTAAAGTAGGCACCCGCGATCGGCTCAGCCTGCCCCAGGACGGGATCAGAGAAGCCGCATCCCCTTTTCATTAGGCGAATAAATAAGGCTGCACACGGGGCAAAGGGAGCGTCTCAGAAAGCCTCTTGATCCTTTTGAGGAACCCTCCTTATCGACTCGTCGATCAGTGCCGTGAGGGTCCCGTCTTCATAGCACAAGGCGAGTATGATCTCCCTGGCTCGCGCCGAGACACGTCGATACCCCCAGATGCAGCGGCGCTTGGTCTCTTCCCAGCCTTCCCTTTTGTAGTATAGAGGGAGATTCACTTCAAAAAAGGAGATACTGTCCGCATCCCTAAGGAGATCCGACCAACGGTCTCCACCGACCTCATGGAGTTCCACCAGCCGGCAGGCCTCCTCGATGGTAGGCCCGGCTACGCCGCACTCCTCCAGGATCGCCCGCAGGATTTTTGCCCCCTGTAACGCATGAGCCGCTTTGAAGGCGTCAAAGTCCGCATAATCCGAGCGGCGCACTTTTGTCGGGCCTACGGCCCGGTCTATGTCATGGGCAAGGGCCGCAACCTGGATTGCTTGACCGCTCTCAGGATCGAGCCTCAAGACCCATTCAAGGGTATTTTCCGCGTGCAGGGCGTCCTCCGGGACCTCGGAGCGGGCTACGATCGCCCTTATTCTCTCCATTGCACGGTCTATGCTATCCACGATCCCGACAGATCACTATACGGCGTATGGCTTCGATGTTCATCACAGTGGCGATCACAACCAGTGCCAGATATGCCTGGTTGGCTATGGCGCCCAGAAACACCACGAAGACGCGCATATCACGGCCGAGGCGCAGCCTCGAGATGCGGCCCACCTTTTCCGCCATGAGGCTGTCGTATTTGTCTGCCGTATAGCTCACCACGAAAGAACCGATAACCGCGAGGAATCCCGCCCAGAGTATGCCGCTCTCCGCCCTGTCCCGAAAGGCGTGCCAGGTGAGGCAGAACAGCAGAAAGGCATCCGCGTAACGGTCAAGCACCGCATCAAGCCAGCCTCCGTACGCGCTACTCCGGAACTTGAGCCGTGCCACCTCACCGTCGCAACCGTCTATGATCGAGGCGAACTGAGCCAGCAGCC
It contains:
- a CDS encoding DUF4202 family protein, translating into MERIRAIVARSEVPEDALHAENTLEWVLRLDPESGQAIQVAALAHDIDRAVGPTKVRRSDYADFDAFKAAHALQGAKILRAILEECGVAGPTIEEACRLVELHEVGGDRWSDLLRDADSISFFEVNLPLYYKREGWEETKRRCIWGYRRVSARAREIILALCYEDGTLTALIDESIRRVPQKDQEAF